The following are encoded together in the Sparus aurata chromosome 1, fSpaAur1.1, whole genome shotgun sequence genome:
- the LOC115592511 gene encoding tensin-4 gives MMPAAKGMSQMMPNHVLRVGQTIRLDSQETVHPHPFLVKPSGDNGDADLDVSLDNLNQLILELDPTFEPLQVNKSPSCTSPATDDSSSDEDVSQCVLVSRGCPSSSSPTVVQCVSPSINIPSQNSLSCSPNGTLVFSSSPSSCLPPLPCGSVPRRNPSQRQDIACSQGSLRLSHSNRNSAASLHSMSTCSDTSYILGSNLSLASEDADSPESILTWTSGSFSDGSRMRQSPEKPSLIKQGHLQEPYSKGAQSSPTSLAGSLTDIPILLVNGAPQPDLYIQSPGPEIDLIQTIPVSNSKPFSPHSFQAHFSGSQPSMKFVMDTSKFWFRPHINRAEAEALVKDKEAGTFVVRDSTSYKGSFGLAMKVDQTSAILTANNHPEESSTDLVRHFLIESSPKGVRIKGSSQEPYFGSLSALVYQHTISAYALPCKLLLHSQDLGAAEERADGKQASEDNSKAACNFVYLNAVPTEMLTGPCAVQKAVSSTLKKASGSFTPTIVNLKVSLKGVTLTDINRKLFFRRHYPAHLLSYGGEDPDNRLWERGTSFGARMFGFVAKGVEAGMENVCHVFAEYDPLQPCNKVIDVIQLSVAKQ, from the exons ATGATGCCTGCAGCGAAAGGCATGTCCCAAATGATGCCCAATCACGTTCTAAGAGTGGGTCAAACTATCCGTCTGGACTCGCAGGAGACAGTCCATCCACATCCCTTTCTCGTGAAGCCCAGTGGTGACAATGGTGACGCTGATCTTGACGTTTCCCTGGATAATCTCAACCAGCTCATCCTGGAACTGGATCCAACATTTGAACCCCTTCAGGTCAACAAAAGTCCCTCGTGCACCAGCCCTGCTACAG aTGACTCCAGCTCAGACGAAGATGTCTCCCAGTGTGTGTTGGTCTCTAGAGGATGCCCTTCCAGCTCCTCGCCCACCGTAGTACAGTGTGTGTCACCCAGTATAAACATCCCTTCACAGAACAGTCTCAGCTGTAGTCCCAATGGCACACTGGTGTTCTCCAGCTCCCCTTCttcctgtctgcctcctctACCATGTGGAAGTGTACCCCGACGCAATCCCTCACAGAGGCAAGACATAGCCTGTTCCCAAGGATCCCTGCGCTTGTCACACTCCAACAGAAACAGTGCTGCCTCGCTCCACTCCATGTCAACATGTTCAGACACCAGCTACATCCTTGGCAG CAACCTGTCCCTGGCCAGTGAAGATGCTGACTCTCCAGAGTCCATCCTTACTTGGACATCCGGCTCCTTCAGTGATGGCTCCAGAATGAGACAGAGTCCAGAAAAGCCCTCGCTGATAAAGCAAGGACATCTACAGGAGCCTTACAGCAAAGGTGCACAGAGCAGTCCTACTTCACTTGCCGGGTCCTTGACTGATATTCCCATACTGCTCGTCAACGGTGCACCACAACCGGATCTGTACATCCAGTCTCCTGGACCAGAGATTGATTTGATCCAGACCATCCCTGTGTCCAACTCAAAGCCATTTTCACCTCACA GTTTCCAAGCCCATTTCAGTGGCAGTCAGCCCTCAATGAAATTTGTCATGGACACTTCAAAGTTCTGGTTCCGTCCACATATCAACAGAGCAGAAG CTGAGGCCTTGGTGAAGGACAAGGAAGCAGGGACATTTGTGGTGAGAGACAGCACCTCCTACAAGGGCAGCTTTGGTCTGGCCATGAAGGTTGACCAGACCTCCGCCATCCTCACAGCTAACAACCACCCAG aggagagcagcacAGATCTTGTCAGACACTTCCTCATTGAATCATCGCCTAAGGGTGTACGCATCAAAGGCTCCTCTCAGGAACCATACTTTG GTAGTTTGTCTGCCCTGGTCTACCAGCACACCATTTCTGCTTATGCTTTACCCTGCAAATTACTGCTCCACTCCCAAG ATCTGGGCGCAGCAGAAGAGAGGGCTGATGGCAAACAAGCATCAGAGGACAACAGTAAAGCAG CTTGCAATTTTGTCTACCTCAATGCGGTCCCCACTGAGATGCTGACGGGCCCTTGTGCAGTGCAGAAGGCGGTGTCCTCCACCCTCAAGAAGGCCTCGGGTTCCTTCACACCAACCATAGTCAATCTGAAGGTGTCTTTGAAGGGTGTTACACTCACAGATATCAACAGGAA GCTCTTCTTCAGGCGCCATTACCCTGCTCACCTGCTCAGCTACGGAGGTGAAGATCCAGACAATCGACT GTGGGAGAGAGGTACCAGTTTTGGTGCAAG GATGTTTGGCTTTGTGGCAAAAGGTGTAGAGGCTGGCATGGAGAATGTGTGCCACGTCTTTGCAGAGTATGACCCCCTCCAGCCTTGCAACAAAGTCATTGACGTTATTCAGCTTTCAGTAGCCAAGCAATAG